A section of the Clostridium felsineum DSM 794 genome encodes:
- a CDS encoding alpha-glucosidase domain-containing protein codes for MTAWEDVTDDLLAKERMKVKALSSEYDDLGDYILLATKNLNIKIYKEPFGIEILDKFGNILHSDLREKAYKKDPHGRLYHYSCMSDEDYFYGFGEKSGYLNKRKRRMRMHNYDTYGYDSEYTDPLYKHIPFYIKFNSENNTASGIFYNNSYDSIFDVGCERSG; via the coding sequence ATGACTGCTTGGGAAGACGTTACAGATGATTTATTAGCTAAGGAAAGAATGAAAGTAAAAGCACTTAGCAGCGAGTATGACGATTTAGGTGATTATATTTTATTAGCTACTAAAAATTTAAATATAAAGATTTATAAAGAACCATTTGGAATAGAGATTTTAGATAAGTTTGGTAATATATTGCATTCCGATTTGAGAGAAAAGGCTTATAAGAAAGACCCCCATGGAAGATTGTACCATTATTCATGTATGTCAGATGAAGATTATTTTTATGGATTTGGTGAAAAATCTGGATATTTAAATAAGAGAAAAAGAAGAATGAGAATGCATAACTATGATACTTATGGATACGATTCAGAGTATACGGATCCATTATACAAGCATATACCATTTTATATTAAGTTTAATAGCGAAAATAATACAGCTAGTGGAATATTTTATAACAATTCTTATGATTCAATTTTTGATGTAGGATGTGAAAGATCAGGTTAA
- a CDS encoding IS256 family transposase produces MNEGKRNIISALIDEYDIQSAEDIQEALKDLLGGTIQSMLEGEMDEHLGYEPYERAETTNSRNGKKQKRIRSKYGEMNIDVPQDRESSFEPKIVQKHQKDISGIEEKIISMYAKGLSTRQISEQIEDIYGFEVSEGMVSNITNKLLPEIEAWQHRPLSTVYPIVFIDAVHFSVRENNVIRKLAAYIILGINNEGRKEVLSINIGENESSKYWLSALNELKNRGVQDILILCADGLTGIKESISVAFPNTEYQRCIVHQVRNTLKYVSDKDKKEFAKDLKTIYHAPSEEIAYKQLEEITGKWEKHYPNSMKSWKSNWDAISPIFKFSADVRKVIYTTNAIESLNSTYRRLNRQRTVFPSDTSLLKALYLATFEATKKWRLPLRNWGKVYGELSIMYEGRLTE; encoded by the coding sequence ATGAATGAAGGAAAAAGAAATATTATATCAGCTCTTATAGACGAGTATGATATTCAGTCAGCTGAGGATATTCAGGAAGCTTTAAAAGATCTATTAGGTGGAACTATTCAATCTATGCTTGAAGGTGAAATGGACGAGCATTTAGGCTATGAACCATATGAACGAGCCGAAACTACAAACTCAAGAAATGGGAAAAAACAAAAAAGAATTCGAAGCAAATATGGTGAGATGAATATAGATGTACCACAGGATAGAGAAAGTTCTTTTGAACCTAAAATAGTACAAAAACACCAGAAAGATATTTCTGGTATAGAAGAAAAAATTATTTCTATGTATGCTAAAGGATTAAGTACCAGACAAATTTCAGAACAAATTGAAGATATATATGGGTTTGAAGTTAGTGAAGGAATGGTTTCAAATATAACCAATAAACTTCTTCCTGAAATAGAAGCATGGCAACATAGACCTTTATCTACAGTATATCCAATTGTTTTCATTGATGCAGTTCATTTTTCCGTAAGGGAAAATAACGTTATACGTAAGCTTGCAGCTTACATTATTCTTGGTATAAATAATGAAGGCAGAAAAGAAGTACTTTCTATAAATATTGGAGAAAATGAAAGCAGTAAATATTGGCTTAGTGCTCTCAATGAATTAAAAAATAGAGGTGTTCAAGATATCCTTATCCTTTGTGCAGATGGTCTTACAGGGATAAAGGAATCTATATCAGTAGCTTTTCCAAATACTGAATATCAACGTTGTATAGTTCATCAAGTAAGAAATACATTAAAGTATGTTTCTGATAAAGATAAAAAAGAATTTGCAAAAGATTTAAAAACTATATATCATGCACCTTCTGAGGAAATTGCATATAAGCAATTAGAAGAAATCACTGGAAAATGGGAAAAACATTATCCTAACTCAATGAAAAGCTGGAAATCAAATTGGGATGCTATTAGCCCTATTTTTAAGTTCTCTGCTGATGTAAGAAAAGTTATTTATACTACAAATGCAATCGAAAGTCTCAACAGCACATATCGTAGATTAAATAGACAAAGAACTGTATTTCCAAGCGATACATCACTTTTAAAAGCTTTATACCTTGCTACTTTTGAAGCTACAAAAAAATGGCGTTTGCCACTAAGAAATTGGGGTAAAGTGTACGGTGAATTATCCATTATGTATGAAGGACGACTTACTGAATAA
- a CDS encoding thioesterase II family protein, with amino-acid sequence MKLFCLPYAGGAKNIYYKWIKAIDEHIKIEGIELKGRGIRYGEGFYVDFEEAVEDIYINIKNKIQDDDYAIFGHSMGSLLSFELYYKILENGGKLPKHMFFSAYRAPHIVRTEEPIHNLPDDEFIKEVIALGGTPKEVAENKELCELVTPILRNDFRILELYKYKEKTNPIECDITVLNGKYDKLNVKDINGWKIHSSKHTRIINFEGNHFFINSNMDKIINIIEETLLCDSIQI; translated from the coding sequence ATGAAATTATTTTGTTTGCCATATGCTGGAGGAGCTAAAAATATATACTATAAATGGATAAAGGCAATAGATGAACATATAAAGATAGAGGGCATAGAATTAAAGGGTAGAGGAATTAGGTATGGGGAAGGTTTTTATGTTGATTTTGAGGAAGCAGTAGAGGATATATACATAAACATCAAGAATAAGATTCAAGATGATGACTATGCAATTTTTGGACATAGTATGGGCAGTTTATTGTCATTTGAATTGTATTATAAAATATTAGAAAATGGCGGGAAATTACCAAAGCATATGTTTTTTTCGGCATATAGGGCACCTCATATTGTGAGAACTGAAGAACCTATACATAATTTGCCGGATGATGAGTTTATTAAGGAAGTTATAGCACTTGGAGGTACACCAAAAGAAGTGGCAGAGAATAAAGAACTTTGTGAATTAGTAACACCCATACTTAGAAATGATTTTAGAATATTAGAATTATATAAATATAAGGAAAAAACGAATCCTATAGAGTGTGATATAACTGTTTTAAATGGAAAATATGATAAATTGAATGTGAAAGACATTAATGGATGGAAAATTCATTCATCAAAACATACAAGAATAATCAATTTTGAAGGAAATCATTTTTTCATAAATAGTAATATGGATAAAATTATAAATATAATTGAAGAAACTTTACTATGTGATAGTATTCAAATATAA
- a CDS encoding metallophosphoesterase family protein: MRVYAISDVHIDYKENLEWLCDISNYDYKDDVIILAGDISHKINLVEKAFQILSKSFSEVLYVPGNHDLWIRGNECKDSFMKFKQIKEVADFYNVHMKPVNFCNIAIVPLYSWYDYSFGELSEELIYKWTDFIACNWKDYDAPKVNNYFTALNDEFLGERNKRIISFSHFLPSIKLMPEFIPNSMRYIYPVLGSNSLMRYIQELDSTIHIYGHSHVNVDKVENGVRYINNAFGYPREFRISAKKLKCVYEE, translated from the coding sequence ATGAGGGTGTATGCGATTTCCGATGTTCATATTGATTATAAGGAAAATTTGGAATGGCTATGTGACATATCAAATTATGACTATAAAGATGATGTAATAATTTTAGCAGGAGATATTTCACACAAAATTAATTTGGTTGAAAAGGCTTTTCAAATTTTGTCTAAAAGTTTCTCAGAGGTGCTATATGTTCCTGGTAATCATGATTTATGGATTAGAGGTAATGAATGTAAGGATTCTTTTATGAAATTTAAACAAATAAAAGAGGTAGCAGATTTTTATAATGTACATATGAAACCAGTGAATTTTTGTAATATAGCTATTGTACCATTGTACTCATGGTACGATTATTCCTTCGGTGAATTGAGTGAGGAGTTGATTTACAAATGGACAGATTTTATTGCTTGTAACTGGAAGGATTATGATGCTCCTAAAGTAAATAATTATTTTACTGCTCTTAATGATGAATTTTTAGGAGAAAGGAATAAAAGAATAATCTCTTTTTCTCATTTTTTGCCATCAATTAAACTAATGCCAGAATTTATACCAAATAGTATGAGGTATATTTATCCTGTACTAGGAAGCAATTCATTGATGAGATACATACAAGAATTAGATTCAACTATACACATATATGGGCATAGCCATGTTAATGTAGATAAAGTAGAGAATGGTGTTAGATATATTAATAACGCATTTGGTTATCCAAGAGAATTTAGAATAAGTGCTAAAAAATTAAAATGTGTTTACGAAGAATAA